A single region of the Candidatus Omnitrophota bacterium genome encodes:
- the secE gene encoding preprotein translocase subunit SecE, with the protein MIKKLKRIPVFFKEVKEELKKVNWSTRQELVAAASIVVVVAILLTAYIFTIDLGLSHLIQIILK; encoded by the coding sequence ATGATAAAGAAATTAAAACGGATACCTGTTTTTTTTAAGGAAGTAAAGGAAGAGCTAAAAAAAGTAAACTGGTCGACTCGCCAGGAGCTAGTTGCAGCTGCTTCAATTGTTGTGGTAGTTGCAATTTTGTTAACCGCTTATATCTTTACTATTGACTTAGGATTGTCACATTTAATCCAAATTATATTGAAATGA
- the nusG gene encoding transcription termination/antitermination protein NusG, with protein sequence MKQWYILHTLSGAEDQAKANLEARIKAHSFNEAIDQVIIPKEQITEVKLGKKRVLERKFFPGYILIHMDMNDDSWLFVRKTPGITAFIGPRRKPSPISQEEVDRIFAKAEESKAKPAPKVTFEKGESVRVVEGPFINFNGVVEEVHPDKGKLKVSASIFGRTTPVELEFWQVEKI encoded by the coding sequence ATGAAGCAGTGGTATATTTTACATACACTTAGTGGAGCCGAAGATCAAGCTAAAGCTAACCTTGAAGCGCGGATTAAGGCCCACAGTTTTAACGAAGCTATTGATCAGGTAATTATTCCGAAGGAACAGATTACTGAAGTTAAGCTTGGTAAGAAACGTGTTCTCGAGCGGAAGTTCTTTCCAGGGTATATTCTTATTCATATGGATATGAATGATGATTCTTGGTTGTTTGTGCGTAAGACCCCGGGTATTACCGCTTTTATCGGTCCTCGTCGAAAACCCTCACCAATATCTCAAGAAGAAGTAGATCGAATTTTTGCAAAGGCTGAAGAAAGTAAGGCTAAACCAGCGCCAAAGGTAACCTTCGAGAAAGGGGAAAGCGTACGGGTAGTTGAAGGGCCATTTATCAATTTTAATGGTGTAGTCGAAGAGGTGCATCCTGATAAGGGAAAATTAAAGGTTAGTGCTTCAATTTTTGGAAGAACTACACCGGTTGAACTTGAATTTTGGCAAGTGGAGAAAATTTAA